Proteins encoded by one window of Halomonas sp. Bachu 37:
- a CDS encoding FlgK family flagellar hook-associated protein, with amino-acid sequence MIGNAQTLSAQFRSFDSYLQDMQNNINSEIKDEITQVNNTTQQIAGLNREIALARARTGEAPNSLLNQRDQMIAELSERMDSRLNIQDDKTYNVSLPNGQPLVSGTDAFKLVPVQDETDPQRTLVGYRDGGGNVVTMEEDVITGGSLGGLLRFRQETLDKTQDQIGQLAVSLTTAFNEQHKQGVDLNGEQGEDFFSIRVPQAYNGPENSAKVASIAFDPTRVDEVRATDYQVRYDGTEFTVTRQDSGEEVSAEWDGTMLSFGGIDMALNGTPAAGDTFNVQPVRRAAAGMDVRVNDLDKIAAALGPVRPMPYSTVDFQSQSMTRLGNTKSIESELSNGEWDKGRISTIDPIAFIPKGATNVTIEMNNDFSEDDDIQIFSRDGKHLVGTPVTGDDIDFTWKSYGVEASKDLEEGANLAYGAEPVLTIKNGFPEDTTYSDKHLLTRSSGPYSSNLEDGIESTYNSMKFSYTGDGDRLDGGFNDGRASAPYNVEKIHIDKVTEPVFLVVSGNGLYDLKVSWEGLSGAPGTGGVTTDNTPIGHVQDQLEVSDIEIGGGFNAMDTAYRPPSFAVKAADDGSLSLGFFGADSGNNLFVSPDAGSVPSSPPPEGIFSIFKEDGTEIENVLSVNGPDSGDSLAVGERLTIRDDATGNVILSFTIDELPSEGSTSGVTFTGISGTTGPGDNRNALALQNLQSDDTVGASASFSGAYGAMVSDVGNRTNITQVNLEARQGLTDQLRAVQQSESGVNLDEEAANLIRYQQYYQANARVIDTAASMFDTILGLRS; translated from the coding sequence GTGATCGGCAACGCTCAGACACTCAGCGCCCAGTTCCGCTCCTTTGATAGCTATCTGCAAGATATGCAGAACAACATCAATAGCGAGATCAAGGATGAAATCACTCAGGTCAACAACACCACGCAACAGATCGCCGGACTCAACCGCGAAATCGCCCTAGCTCGCGCACGCACCGGCGAAGCCCCCAATAGCTTGCTGAACCAGCGTGACCAGATGATTGCCGAGTTAAGCGAGCGCATGGATTCACGCCTCAATATTCAGGATGACAAGACCTACAACGTCAGCCTGCCCAACGGTCAACCACTGGTCAGCGGTACCGATGCGTTCAAGCTAGTACCCGTACAGGACGAGACCGACCCGCAACGCACCCTGGTCGGCTATCGCGATGGCGGCGGAAACGTCGTAACGATGGAAGAGGATGTGATAACCGGTGGCAGTTTGGGTGGGCTCTTGCGCTTTCGCCAGGAAACCCTGGACAAGACCCAGGATCAGATCGGCCAGCTCGCCGTCTCGCTCACCACCGCCTTCAATGAGCAACATAAGCAAGGCGTGGACCTTAACGGCGAACAGGGCGAGGATTTTTTCAGCATTCGTGTGCCACAAGCCTATAACGGGCCCGAAAACAGCGCCAAAGTCGCATCGATCGCCTTTGATCCAACCCGCGTTGATGAGGTGCGCGCTACCGACTATCAGGTTCGTTACGACGGCACTGAATTTACCGTCACCCGGCAGGACAGCGGCGAAGAAGTCAGTGCTGAATGGGATGGCACCATGCTCTCCTTCGGCGGTATCGACATGGCACTCAACGGCACACCCGCTGCGGGCGATACGTTCAACGTGCAGCCCGTGCGCCGTGCGGCGGCAGGAATGGATGTCCGAGTCAACGACCTAGACAAGATCGCGGCGGCTCTTGGCCCGGTACGGCCGATGCCTTACTCCACGGTTGATTTTCAATCGCAGAGCATGACGCGTCTGGGGAACACAAAAAGTATTGAGAGTGAGCTATCGAATGGAGAGTGGGACAAAGGGAGGATTTCCACTATTGATCCCATTGCCTTTATCCCCAAAGGCGCAACAAACGTTACCATCGAGATGAATAACGACTTCTCCGAAGACGATGACATCCAAATTTTTAGTCGCGATGGGAAGCATCTCGTTGGTACCCCCGTTACGGGAGATGATATAGATTTTACTTGGAAATCCTATGGGGTTGAAGCAAGCAAAGACTTGGAAGAGGGAGCTAACCTAGCGTATGGCGCCGAACCAGTCCTCACAATTAAGAACGGCTTTCCAGAAGACACTACCTACAGTGACAAACATCTCCTGACGCGCAGCAGCGGTCCTTACTCTAGTAATCTAGAAGACGGCATTGAGAGCACATACAATAGTATGAAGTTCTCTTATACAGGTGATGGTGATCGGCTAGATGGTGGGTTTAATGATGGCCGAGCGAGTGCTCCTTATAACGTAGAGAAAATACACATTGATAAGGTGACAGAACCCGTATTTCTCGTTGTCTCGGGTAACGGTTTATATGACCTCAAAGTATCTTGGGAAGGGTTGTCCGGTGCCCCTGGAACAGGTGGTGTCACAACTGACAACACCCCCATCGGCCATGTGCAGGACCAGCTTGAGGTCAGCGATATCGAGATCGGCGGCGGTTTCAATGCCATGGATACCGCCTACCGCCCACCCAGCTTTGCGGTGAAAGCCGCAGACGATGGTTCGCTGAGCCTGGGTTTCTTCGGCGCGGATAGCGGGAACAACTTGTTCGTTTCTCCGGACGCAGGCTCTGTGCCAAGTTCCCCGCCGCCGGAAGGTATCTTCAGCATCTTTAAGGAGGACGGTACGGAAATAGAGAACGTACTCTCGGTCAATGGTCCCGACTCGGGAGATTCTTTGGCGGTCGGCGAACGCCTGACGATTCGAGACGACGCCACCGGTAATGTGATTCTCAGCTTCACCATCGATGAACTGCCAAGCGAAGGCTCCACCAGCGGCGTAACGTTCACCGGTATTTCCGGCACCACCGGCCCGGGCGATAACCGCAATGCCCTGGCCCTGCAGAACCTGCAAAGTGACGATACCGTAGGAGCAAGCGCTTCATTCAGCGGCGCTTATGGTGCCATGGTCAGCGATGTGGGAAACCGCACCAATATCACTCAGGTAAACCTTGAAGCCCGACAAGGCCTTACCGATCAGCTGCGCGCCGTTCAGCAATCGGAGTCCGGGGTCAACCTGGATGAAGAAGCGGCGAATCTCATCCGCTATCAGCAGTATTATCAGGCCAACGCCAGGGTGATCGATACCGCCGCCTCGATGTTCGATACCATCCTTGGCCTAAGGAGCTAA
- a CDS encoding DUF4214 domain-containing protein: MQKVIFGTNGDNHLSANDNVNMFGFDGNDTLVADWNDHYYYAAFMMGGNGNDSYHFDGDYGVIVDTGGSDTLSLPGYSADYLGAFVNGQDLVLVNEWTGQGVFILDAKGRGLVETITSQGGESFNASQIESMVYNQGLGDISYSELETLTGGMFAADQFIHTKEINKAWADLDWGTVWQQIADRGDLSAEAIADTLNANITARLSPEALQLWNAQGGQQALVSSTYEGVEQNLPGATAPPAPSPFVPQEAAENIALLYEAALNRLPDIEGLNFWIDEFAGGMSFEGIAHSFIQSEEFISRFNINSDEAFIDQLYLNVLGRTADEGGRDYWLGEIDKGLPQAEVLNYFAVSEENVANANWLAGLNDDSGNWTF; encoded by the coding sequence ATGCAAAAAGTCATATTTGGAACAAACGGAGATAATCATTTATCGGCTAACGACAATGTCAATATGTTTGGCTTTGACGGAAACGATACCCTGGTGGCCGATTGGAACGACCATTACTATTATGCAGCTTTTATGATGGGGGGTAATGGTAATGACAGCTACCATTTCGATGGTGATTATGGAGTGATCGTAGATACGGGAGGCAGCGATACGCTGTCTCTCCCAGGGTATTCAGCCGACTATCTTGGTGCTTTCGTTAACGGTCAGGACTTGGTGCTTGTCAATGAATGGACTGGCCAAGGGGTATTTATTCTGGATGCGAAAGGGCGCGGTCTTGTTGAAACGATCACATCCCAAGGGGGAGAGTCGTTTAATGCGTCACAGATAGAAAGCATGGTTTACAACCAGGGATTAGGCGATATTTCCTATAGCGAACTGGAGACTTTGACAGGCGGCATGTTCGCAGCAGATCAGTTTATTCACACGAAAGAAATTAACAAAGCATGGGCAGACCTGGATTGGGGCACTGTTTGGCAACAAATCGCCGATAGAGGCGATTTAAGCGCCGAGGCAATCGCTGACACACTGAACGCGAACATCACCGCCCGCTTGTCTCCCGAGGCGTTACAACTCTGGAATGCCCAAGGTGGCCAGCAAGCGCTTGTGTCATCAACCTACGAAGGGGTGGAGCAAAACCTCCCTGGAGCCACTGCTCCGCCTGCCCCTTCCCCCTTTGTCCCGCAGGAAGCCGCCGAGAATATCGCTCTGCTATACGAAGCGGCGCTAAACCGCTTGCCTGACATTGAAGGCCTGAATTTCTGGATTGATGAGTTCGCGGGTGGAATGAGCTTTGAAGGGATAGCACACAGCTTTATTCAATCGGAAGAGTTCATATCACGGTTCAACATCAATAGCGATGAAGCTTTCATCGACCAGCTGTATTTAAACGTTCTTGGGCGTACTGCTGATGAGGGCGGAAGGGATTATTGGCTGGGCGAAATAGACAAAGGCCTACCGCAAGCTGAAGTGCTTAACTATTTCGCTGTATCTGAGGAAAACGTGGCAAACGCAAACTGGCTTGCTGGTCTTAACGACGACAGCGGTAATTGGACGTTCTAG
- a CDS encoding NUDIX hydrolase has product MIDYTNPWFQVVREGGNYWAEEPAAEHGAAVLPLVGERVLLERQRPAQKGVTTWEIPRGYAERGEDALACARRELAEETGLHARESHMYSLGWVRPNTAILTSCVTLFIATLPADTPCHARDAEALDFHWLAVKDIPQCLASGRLEDGFTLAGMALFMAR; this is encoded by the coding sequence ATGATTGACTACACAAATCCCTGGTTCCAGGTGGTTCGGGAAGGCGGCAATTACTGGGCGGAAGAGCCGGCGGCTGAGCATGGTGCGGCGGTGTTGCCACTTGTCGGGGAGCGGGTGCTGCTGGAGCGCCAGCGACCCGCTCAAAAGGGCGTGACGACCTGGGAGATCCCCAGAGGGTACGCTGAGCGAGGAGAAGATGCGTTGGCTTGCGCGCGCCGTGAACTGGCCGAAGAGACGGGGTTGCATGCCAGAGAGTCACACATGTACTCGCTGGGGTGGGTTCGCCCCAATACCGCCATTCTGACCAGCTGCGTAACGCTATTTATTGCCACGCTCCCCGCTGATACGCCATGCCACGCAAGGGATGCCGAAGCGCTCGATTTTCACTGGCTGGCTGTGAAGGATATCCCCCAGTGCTTGGCTTCGGGCCGGTTGGAGGATGGCTTCACCTTGGCGGGGATGGCTCTGTTCATGGCCAGGTAG
- a CDS encoding DUF4214 domain-containing protein has protein sequence METQDLVQQLYLAYYGRPADPGGLAYWSEQLDANDGDLDSAINFFGDSDEFTQRYGDEEPTDLVNNMYQQLFGRDAEEEGLEFYTEKLESGEVSLAQIAGIISQNAANEDETTVQNRVSVANDFTREVEERGLEYGPDEIEAASQLVANVNADTDVDAYVQGDVEATLETLPAADDEEPGNGDDETPGDGDEAPTPTEPTFEAVEDAEGNVTFDGTATGNITFTTDSEDNATFSREGVAATNTVAITQDTEINLAEGQTLELTAEQADLFGNGQITGDGDVVLNEVTFSELEGALAKFGTSGDVSYTLDDTEGDIAVTDADDAVLVAGAENAGDYTIDFDGDTEGGDAELTAEQFTTITDADVGLSDDDAITVTGVTADDFDDVYGALQDDDTIEVAADEEVELSADELASDTDATLTAAEGESADLLVAGVADDDTLTATDLVDTFDVSGLENGQSATIEGFEVGDGLDTGIVGMETGVLDDGAESGFQASVNDIDSDGDGSDDSAEVIYELTEDGSQTATVTLTGITTGDADFEANGGIITAVPSDNVA, from the coding sequence ATGGAAACACAAGATCTCGTTCAACAACTTTACCTCGCATACTATGGCCGCCCTGCGGATCCGGGTGGTTTGGCTTACTGGTCAGAGCAGCTGGACGCCAATGATGGCGACCTGGACTCCGCAATCAACTTCTTTGGCGACTCCGACGAGTTTACCCAGCGCTACGGCGATGAGGAGCCGACCGATCTGGTCAACAACATGTACCAGCAGCTGTTTGGCCGCGATGCTGAAGAAGAAGGCCTCGAGTTCTACACCGAGAAGCTGGAAAGCGGCGAAGTCTCGCTGGCGCAAATTGCTGGCATTATTTCTCAGAATGCCGCTAACGAAGATGAGACAACAGTCCAGAATCGCGTTTCGGTCGCCAATGACTTCACCCGCGAAGTAGAAGAGCGCGGTTTGGAGTACGGCCCGGATGAGATAGAAGCTGCTAGCCAGCTCGTCGCCAACGTAAACGCCGACACCGACGTCGACGCGTACGTACAGGGTGATGTTGAAGCAACCCTGGAAACTCTACCTGCGGCCGATGACGAAGAACCTGGTAACGGCGACGACGAAACACCGGGTGACGGCGATGAAGCGCCCACGCCAACTGAGCCGACTTTTGAAGCCGTTGAAGATGCTGAAGGCAATGTGACCTTCGACGGCACGGCGACCGGCAACATCACGTTCACGACAGATAGTGAAGATAATGCTACCTTCAGCCGTGAGGGCGTTGCCGCAACGAACACAGTTGCAATTACCCAGGATACTGAAATCAACCTCGCTGAAGGCCAGACGCTAGAGCTGACAGCCGAGCAAGCGGATCTGTTCGGAAACGGTCAGATCACGGGTGATGGCGATGTTGTCCTCAATGAAGTGACTTTCAGTGAACTCGAGGGTGCTTTAGCCAAGTTTGGCACGTCTGGCGATGTTTCCTACACGCTCGACGACACGGAAGGTGATATTGCAGTAACTGACGCTGATGACGCTGTGCTAGTTGCCGGTGCCGAAAATGCTGGTGACTACACCATCGACTTTGATGGCGATACTGAGGGTGGCGATGCTGAACTGACCGCCGAGCAGTTCACCACCATTACCGACGCTGATGTTGGGTTGAGTGACGACGATGCCATCACCGTAACTGGCGTAACTGCCGACGATTTCGATGATGTCTACGGTGCGCTGCAGGATGACGACACGATCGAAGTTGCTGCTGACGAAGAAGTCGAGCTATCCGCAGACGAGCTGGCAAGCGACACTGATGCCACGCTGACAGCAGCCGAAGGCGAGTCTGCTGATCTGCTGGTGGCCGGCGTTGCTGACGACGACACCCTGACCGCTACCGACCTGGTCGACACCTTCGACGTGTCTGGTCTGGAAAATGGTCAGTCCGCTACTATCGAAGGCTTTGAAGTCGGTGATGGCCTCGATACGGGTATAGTCGGCATGGAAACCGGTGTATTGGATGATGGCGCAGAGTCTGGGTTCCAAGCCTCCGTTAACGATATTGATAGCGATGGAGATGGTTCCGATGATTCAGCTGAGGTCATCTATGAGCTCACTGAAGATGGTTCTCAAACAGCAACAGTAACGCTCACCGGCATCACGACTGGTGACGCAGACTTTGAGGCCAATGGTGGCATCATTACAGCTGTTCCTTCCGATAACGTCGCTTAA
- a CDS encoding SapC family protein — protein sequence MTQWIAVSRTQHADKHYLPREGYDFASKQPMAQVLLAELAKLLPHYPLGFIKQGEHYVPVALLGTEQNLYVAPSGKWLGKYVPASLRGYPFTLASNETGEKALAIEADYLSDDAGKPLFAEGEPTKSVADTLAFLTQCENNRQTTQAACQALESAGILTPWPLTVPIGESRKRFNGLYRVDEQALNTLDAETYATLQGAPMQLAYAQLYSIAQTEQLTQRAALQERLAQAQAPANLDELFGEEDDDLEFDFGS from the coding sequence ATGACGCAATGGATTGCGGTCTCCCGCACCCAACACGCCGACAAGCACTACCTGCCCCGCGAAGGCTACGACTTTGCCAGTAAACAGCCCATGGCCCAGGTCCTGCTCGCCGAATTAGCCAAGCTGTTGCCGCATTACCCCCTGGGCTTTATCAAGCAGGGCGAACATTATGTGCCTGTGGCGCTATTGGGCACGGAACAGAACCTATACGTCGCGCCCAGCGGCAAGTGGCTGGGCAAATATGTGCCCGCGTCCCTGCGCGGCTACCCCTTTACCCTGGCCAGCAATGAGACCGGTGAGAAAGCACTCGCCATTGAGGCGGATTACCTGAGCGACGACGCAGGCAAGCCGCTCTTTGCCGAGGGGGAGCCGACTAAATCGGTGGCTGATACCCTGGCATTCTTGACGCAATGCGAGAACAACCGCCAAACGACCCAGGCCGCGTGCCAGGCGCTGGAAAGCGCAGGTATTCTCACGCCGTGGCCACTTACTGTGCCGATTGGCGAGAGCCGCAAGCGGTTCAATGGCCTCTATCGCGTGGATGAGCAGGCACTCAATACACTCGATGCCGAAACCTACGCCACCCTGCAAGGCGCCCCCATGCAGTTGGCCTACGCGCAGCTCTACAGCATCGCCCAGACCGAGCAGCTCACTCAGCGGGCCGCGCTGCAGGAAAGGCTCGCTCAAGCCCAGGCGCCCGCCAACTTGGACGAACTGTTCGGGGAAGAGGATGATGACCTGGAATTCGATTTCGGCAGTTAA
- a CDS encoding DUF4214 domain-containing protein, whose protein sequence is MEPQSLVQQLYLAYYGRPADPGGLAYWSEQLQANDGNLDSIINFFGDSDEFTQRYGDQEPTELVNNLYQQLFGRDAEEGGLEFYTEKLNSGELTLAQIASTISQNAANEDSTTVNNRVEVANRFTQDVQERGLAYGPDQVEAAGQLVASVASNTNVAEYIQSAVNQMLDTLPANDNAGPGEDEEEEDQDTGSDWTPPAEPEPVVHEVTNDDVANNGIKTIDGFDFLRGDVVDMKAVENVDFFSSAGFQFRGGREEWDEISPNGTHDLVFQLDGGTGRHVTILWGNESPARVQFNTDNLKVLGEPLADAGLGDFDSTLEMLLTNNPRGNLYSTSEAGERQLLVGGDGPQTLYGGGGDDILVGGKGDDVFLTLSSSDVIFGGQGADVFYMGSSANDNLFRPVIKDYSFDEGDVIDISHVHYPKGSEGLFNHFEFRSGEREDVSGTADDLVIELIGDEFEGSTASSVIVLEDRANSNVRLSLGDQLDNTPFSSVEEAIVGRGEDANIVGDSEYGQLLIGGDGTQTLTSGAGDDVMIGGKGEDTFKFEGVFGDDIIFDWSNTGETGNVIDMSSFDALTFDNISQSTDGDNLVISTDEFSSSITLIGVSKELIESSFTFAPN, encoded by the coding sequence ATGGAACCGCAAAGCCTCGTTCAACAACTTTACCTCGCTTACTACGGCCGCCCCGCTGATCCGGGTGGTCTGGCTTATTGGTCAGAGCAGCTTCAAGCCAATGACGGCAACCTTGATTCCATCATCAACTTTTTTGGCGACTCCGACGAATTTACCCAGCGCTACGGCGACCAAGAGCCGACCGAGCTGGTTAACAACCTGTACCAGCAGCTCTTTGGCCGTGATGCGGAAGAAGGCGGTCTTGAGTTCTACACCGAGAAATTGAATAGCGGCGAACTGACTCTGGCGCAAATTGCCTCGACCATCTCGCAAAATGCCGCTAATGAAGACTCAACCACTGTTAATAACCGTGTCGAAGTCGCCAACCGTTTCACTCAAGACGTACAAGAGCGTGGCTTAGCCTACGGCCCGGATCAAGTAGAAGCGGCGGGGCAGCTTGTGGCAAGTGTCGCTTCCAATACCAACGTTGCAGAATACATCCAGTCTGCTGTCAACCAGATGCTTGATACACTGCCTGCGAACGATAATGCTGGGCCGGGTGAGGATGAGGAAGAAGAAGACCAGGATACTGGTAGTGATTGGACTCCGCCTGCTGAGCCTGAGCCTGTTGTCCATGAAGTAACTAACGATGACGTCGCGAACAATGGCATTAAGACGATAGACGGTTTCGATTTTCTCCGCGGGGACGTAGTTGATATGAAAGCCGTGGAAAATGTCGACTTTTTTTCATCTGCTGGTTTTCAGTTCCGTGGAGGGCGTGAGGAGTGGGATGAAATCTCCCCCAACGGCACTCATGACTTAGTCTTTCAGCTTGATGGTGGGACAGGGCGTCATGTCACAATTTTGTGGGGTAACGAAAGCCCTGCAAGGGTTCAATTTAACACCGATAATCTTAAAGTTTTAGGAGAGCCTCTTGCTGACGCGGGGCTTGGTGATTTTGACAGCACGTTAGAGATGCTGCTTACCAATAACCCACGTGGGAATTTATATAGCACCAGTGAGGCAGGTGAGCGTCAACTTCTTGTTGGTGGCGATGGTCCGCAAACTCTGTATGGAGGGGGGGGAGATGATATCTTGGTCGGTGGTAAAGGTGATGACGTCTTTTTAACCCTGTCGAGTAGCGATGTCATTTTCGGCGGGCAGGGCGCTGATGTTTTTTATATGGGAAGTTCTGCTAACGATAATTTATTCCGTCCCGTCATCAAAGATTATTCTTTCGATGAAGGAGATGTGATTGACATTTCACATGTGCATTACCCCAAAGGTTCTGAGGGGCTTTTCAATCATTTCGAGTTCCGTTCTGGCGAACGTGAAGATGTGTCAGGAACTGCTGATGATTTAGTAATTGAACTGATTGGCGATGAATTTGAGGGTTCAACTGCCAGCTCAGTGATCGTGCTGGAAGATAGAGCGAACTCGAATGTTCGCCTGTCCCTGGGTGATCAGCTTGATAATACTCCTTTCTCATCGGTGGAAGAAGCAATTGTTGGTCGTGGCGAAGACGCAAATATTGTTGGCGATAGCGAATATGGCCAGCTTCTGATTGGTGGCGATGGTACTCAGACCCTCACTTCCGGTGCTGGCGATGATGTGATGATAGGCGGTAAAGGAGAGGACACTTTCAAGTTCGAGGGTGTCTTCGGTGATGATATTATCTTTGACTGGAGCAATACCGGAGAGACCGGGAACGTGATCGATATGTCATCATTCGATGCGCTTACTTTTGACAATATTTCCCAGTCGACAGATGGTGACAACTTGGTGATCTCAACTGATGAGTTCTCCAGCTCAATTACTCTTATTGGTGTGTCAAAAGAACTTATAGAGAGCAGTTTCACCTTCGCGCCTAACTAA
- a CDS encoding DUF6447 family protein encodes MADEQKTITIDGTAYYVADLSENAKAQVTNLRVTDAEIDKLKQQLAIFQTARTAYARALSDELPKKETH; translated from the coding sequence ATGGCAGACGAACAGAAAACGATCACGATTGACGGCACCGCGTACTACGTCGCTGACCTTTCCGAGAACGCCAAGGCGCAGGTCACCAACTTGCGCGTGACCGATGCCGAGATCGACAAGCTCAAGCAGCAGCTGGCAATTTTCCAGACGGCACGTACCGCCTATGCACGGGCGTTGAGTGACGAACTGCCCAAGAAAGAGACACATTGA
- a CDS encoding SapC family protein — MPQWIALSRTEHSSQHVLPRDGYHHSAKQRVVPVLLAELNKLIPHYVLGFIRQGERYTPVAVLGVKGNAYLAPDGRWFSPYVPAQLRGYPFALAKAEDGQQVLAIDTAHLVNGPDGKPLFDEQGELSEHTRKVYGFLAQCEKNRLATQQAADVLAKHKLLVPWEMVIGTDAEGGSPVKLDGLYRVDEQALNALEPEALAELRGGPLALAYAHLFSTAQHKALADRVQFQAKYAEQGSDVPSNLDDVFDGDEDLEFDFS, encoded by the coding sequence ATGCCCCAATGGATTGCGCTCTCACGTACAGAACACTCAAGCCAACATGTGCTTCCGCGTGACGGCTACCACCACAGTGCCAAACAGCGTGTGGTGCCGGTGCTGCTGGCTGAGTTGAACAAGCTGATTCCCCACTACGTGCTGGGCTTTATTCGCCAAGGCGAACGCTACACACCCGTTGCCGTGCTGGGCGTAAAAGGCAATGCCTACTTGGCTCCGGATGGTCGTTGGTTTTCCCCTTACGTTCCGGCCCAGTTGCGTGGCTACCCTTTTGCCTTAGCCAAGGCAGAAGACGGCCAGCAGGTATTGGCGATTGATACAGCGCACTTGGTGAACGGTCCGGACGGCAAGCCGCTGTTCGATGAACAAGGCGAGCTTTCCGAGCACACCCGCAAGGTATATGGCTTCCTGGCCCAGTGTGAGAAGAACCGCCTCGCCACCCAGCAAGCAGCCGATGTACTTGCCAAGCATAAGCTGTTGGTGCCCTGGGAGATGGTCATCGGCACCGATGCCGAAGGTGGTAGTCCGGTGAAGCTGGACGGCCTCTATCGTGTGGATGAGCAGGCGCTCAATGCTCTGGAACCTGAAGCCTTGGCCGAACTTCGTGGTGGCCCGCTGGCATTGGCCTATGCCCATTTGTTTTCCACCGCCCAGCACAAGGCGCTGGCGGATCGCGTGCAATTTCAAGCCAAGTACGCCGAGCAGGGTAGTGATGTACCGTCCAATCTTGATGACGTATTCGACGGCGACGAAGATTTGGAATTTGATTTTAGCTAG